From the Melospiza georgiana isolate bMelGeo1 chromosome 4, bMelGeo1.pri, whole genome shotgun sequence genome, the window aagacaGAGTCTCAGCTTCAAACCAGCTACTCAGTTGGCAGTGAAATGAGTGGTGATTGCAAGAGATGAGCAAGTCTGCTGCATAATGAGAATACTAATATaccaaataattaaaaacaggACTAAGTTTGTGTTTGTGAGGATGAAAAAGGATAACAAGAGACAGCCCAAACCATCCAAGGTCTGAATATTGATCTGGAATGGGACATGACTTGGACCATGGACAATTCAGAAATGGGACTCTGCTATAAACCAGATAATTCGTATCTATTAACTCTTGACAAACCTTGAGTCTtgtctccagaaaaaaaaaaatctaacctGATTTTGCCTAGTACTGCAAACACCTTCTCcagctttttttgtttcaatgACGCAAAGaacatagaatcacagaacagtttggaaaggacctttatAGACCATGCAGTTCCAATCCCCTGCCGTGGGCAGAGACACTTTCCACTAGTCCATACAGCCTgaccctgaacacttccagggatgggcatccacaactttctcaggacagcctgttccaacTTCTCACCACCCTCAATGGcaagtattttttccttatatccaaTATAAACCTACTCTCCTTAGCCGTGAAGCTGCTGCTCGTTGAGCTGCCATTGCCGGCCCTGGTCTGACGTCTCCCTCCATCCCGCAGACAGGGAGAGACTCCCtgaggaaagcagcagaagcTCCACGCAGCTTTAAACTCAGGGGTTAAGAAGAACTTTTGAGTTACTGTCAGGAGAGCCCCTAAAACCACCTCAGCCCATCGGGCACGGCAGCTCCTGCGGCCCGGCGCGCCCGGGGGCCGTGCGGGCCCGGGCTGGCGGCGGAGGGcggccctgctgctgtgccggGGCTGTGGGCACGGTGGGCGGCACCTCCCCTACCCCGGGCCCGGGGATAGCACCGTGCCGGGGCTGTGGGCACGGAGGGCGGCACCTCCCCTACCCCGGGCCCGGGGATAGCACCGCGCCGGGGCTGTGGGCACGGTGGGCGGCCCTGCTGCGCCGGGGCTGTGGGCACGGAGGGCGGCACCGCCCCTGCTCCGGGCCCGGGGATGGCACCGCTCCGGGAGGTCGCGCTGCCCAGCACGCCCAGCCCGGTTCCGTTTGACATCCTCTGTTATTCTCTGCTTTTTCGTTATGGTTACGCACGCTGAAAGGCAGCAGACTGGCAGTTTTATTAACATAACCATCCTCTATCTGCAGGACAGCTGTAGCACACGTAGAAACCACCCATACCACACACACGGCtcggttggatggatgggcagagccCAATAAGATGATATttaataagtccaagtgccgagtcctgcaTTTTAGCCACAGTAACCCCCTGCAACGCcgtgggctggggacagtgtggaTAGACAgtgtccaggcagaaagggaccagTGTGCCCTGGgcaagaaggccagtggcatcctggcctgtgtcaggaatagtgtggccagcaggagcagggaggtcattcttccactgtactggtgaggccacaccttgagtgctgtgtccagttctggcccctcagtttaggAAGGACGTTGAGAGGCTTGAGCACACCCAGAGAAGGCAACggggctggtgaggggcttggaacacaagccctgtgaggaacgactgagggagctgggggtgtttatcctggagaaaaggagactcaatggtgaccttatcactctctacagcgACTTGAAAGGTGGCTGcagtcaggtggggttggtctctttctccaggcagcaactgacagaacgagaggacacagtctcaagctgcatcaagggaaatataggttcGATATTgtggaaaagttttttatggaaagagtgataaagtactggaattgtctgcctggggaggtggtggagtcaccattcctggatgtgtttaaaaaaagtctggatgtggcactcggtgCCATGGTTTACTTGAGGCGTTAGGGTATGGGTTGcactcgatgatcttgaaggtctcttcctgcctagtgattctgtgattctgtctgTGATGCCGCACAGAGCCGGCCGCGGCGGCGCTGGAAGGGATGGGCAGGCAGGACACGGAGCTGGGACCCGGAGCCGGGACCCAGAGCCGGGACACggtgccagggcacagccacagccacagcccggCGCCGCGGAGCGCCAACCGCGCCGACCTCCCGGCCGCCGAGCTCTCCCAAGAGATTGTGTTCGTGAAACACAGAATCAACCGAGCTCGTGAACCCGGGCAATGAGCGGGCGGGAGGGGCGGGCACGGCGGCCGGGCGGCGTTTGGTGTCGCGTTACCGCCCGCCCCGTCCGTGAgggcggccggcggggcggcCCCAGCGCCCCGGGGGACGCGGCCGTGGCGGCGGCCGAAAGGTGCCCGTGGTGTGGGACAGCGCCCTGGCCTGGGCTCTAAAGGGGGATGGCCGGTTAACCTCAGTTTTACCTCGTTGTACGAAGAGACTTGGAACACTTAGCGTCCGAGGTTTGCCGCCGCTTTACAATGCTGTAAGGCCATTACAAACCACCGGTCGCGTTCCTTCCGCACGTACCTGCAATAAACCCCGGAAAACAGATACCCACTGAGTCTGAGAAATCATGGGATTAAAAACTCTGCAGTGTGATGTATAAAGTCACTACACTGAAGCACTTCCGTCTCTTTCTGCACAGTTCCGTCCCATCCATTGATGgttttcagaaaaggaaattaaaggcAATACTTTGTGTTACGTTTTCGGTGAACACTATGGTTCTAAAACTCTGGACTTGCCCCAAGCACTTTTACATCCTAGAATTTCATTCCCTACAACTAAGCAGAGCTTAGGGAATCATAATCACTTATCTGCCTCTATGGTGACAGAACTTCGTGTTTGTACTTAACCTGTCTGGAGCCTACAATTGTGAAATAAATACTGGTTACAAATGGGGATTTTACGGCTAACTTTGAAAATAAGGAGTTGCCCTGGGTCAGAGTATTTGGGAGAGAAGCTGCAAGACAACTGTAACAGGGTAATGAAGTTTGCTAGTGAAGAGTTTGACACAATGATCTTTTATTACTGATAccaaaaatctttattttgcaCAAGTACAGCATATTTTAGCTTATTCTTTCTACTAATTTCAAAATGAGTCACAAGTAATATGCAGCATACAGATGACCAGTAACCTTAAAGTCAGATTCTTACTGAATTCACATGTAGATCTTAAAAGtatatgcttttatttttttattgctatGTTACTTGGTCTCAACTATGAAAATCAACTCACTTTAGAGTAAAATAAAGTAGGAAATTCCTGGTTTCCTTACAGATGGCTGAATCAGAATCTCAGGAAGGAGACGATTATAACAGGGGAAAGATGGTGGAGAACATTAAAACAGACATGGAGGAACTTCTGGAGGGAATGGAAAAACTAACAGGTACAGGTCTTTATTAGGAATGATATGTATTTTTGAACTAAAGACactgaagatttatttttatatttattctgTAAATTCTGTGGGATAGAAATGTAATTAAAACAATCACCATCAACTAATGCCCTCGTGTTCTTAATTGTGAAAAAGCATGCAGATAATTTAGGTGGTTCAGATGGCTCAGAATTAAAAATCAATAGGTGATGATGCATGCTTCAGAGTGTTggttaaaaaatgaaatattactAAGGTCTTTAATGTATAATTGTTAAAATATAGTCTATAAAATGAGACTTAATTCTAAAAAATGGATACATATCACCTCTCAGATCAGTGTACTATAGTGAATTCTTGGTAAAATAAAAGGGGAAGTAAGTAAGTGTACATTAGTGTATAAGTGCTAAAACTATTTACTCAGCTTTATCAGATACTCATTGTTTCAAAATCAATTCCATTACTTAAGGAACTGATTATTTCAAGATCAATTTCATTACTTAAGTTgtcctaaaaatatttcatttctgttgcAATCTCCTTCATCTTATTCTTCCTCGCCTAACACAAGCTGTAACCGGTCTGGAGGCAGGACTCCTTATATAATATTcatacattttaaaacactCTCTTGACCCTTTCCATTTGATTACCTGTTTTGTGGTCATTTTCAGTTGAAGTGTCCACCCTTGTTTCAATTTACATCAGTGTACTTTCATTATGAACTATTTTGAGACATTTATAAGAAGTAATACTGAACACTCCATTTAATCTAGTATTACTGTAGGcagtttctgttttattttccagccttCTCTGAGATCCAAAGTGATAAtaattcattttattaattGAATTTGCTTACGGAATTTATTTATTGAATCAGTCCTTGCTGCTTCCTGGCCAGAAAACAGTAATAGGTGTTGTGTTTGCAGTGCGTGCAGCCTGGATGGCTTACAGCTACACGGCCATCCAGAGCAACGCAGACCTGTCCAACGCCATGCAGCACTCAGAAGATGCTTTCCTGATGTGCAAAGAGCAGATGGAGAAGAAATGGCAAGAGGTGCTACTGGAATCTAGAggtgaaggggaaaaaaaggaataaattgaACTTGGTTATGCTGCCAGAATGACATTCCTTGGAAAATCACTTAAGTCCTTTTTTCTCTCAGCTTTGGAGGTTTCACAGGCACTGTGGGAAATGGGCTTTCCTCTTGCTAAGAACTACTTATTTGTGAATGGCTGTGGAATTATTTTAATGAGATTACACATATAGCTTCATATAGTTGAGGGTAAAAGGCAGCAATGTGTGTATTTGCATAATGCCCATCAGTAATCCTGGTAGAGTTTGCACACACAACTGACACACCCTCTGACCTTTTCCCTGGAAGATCATATTCCATGGTCAGCATAACTGGAATTCTTAGAAACCTGAACAAACTGGGGAGATGGGGGAGCAGGGCTGATGGAGAGGACCAGCCTAATGACATTGCACTAGCCCTTGCCTTTCAAAGAAAACTGAAGAATTGCTGACTTTGCTAAATGAAACACAGGTTACATTCTAGATCTGCAGATAGATTTAGATGGTTTTATTTAGTATTGTCATCTAGGTGTTCAATTACATAGTTTTATTATTTAGATAGATCATCTATAGTTGTTTCATCTTCTTCCATTAgatttttaaccatttctttgAACTGATTTCCCCAGAAAGATTGTTCCTCTCAAACCCTCTGAAGGTggcatgaaataattttttttttttaccattatAGACTGCAGTGAGTGTGGTGGCATTGCTGCAGAAAATACTACCCATGTTATAAAATATGCTTTTCTCCATACATTCTTACTGTAAAATATTAGAAAAGGactaaaaaatttcttctttagtCAGGATGTAGATTAAGAGCAGCACCTCATGGTTTGTGGTTTTACATAAATGAGTAACTTATCAGAGATGGAATTCACTGCAATAAGTTTTAAGGATCTTCCCTTTTATTAAAATCAGTCTCTTTTAACTAGAAAGTAACCACCATGCAGCAAGTGAGAGCACCTCCATCTCCTCTGAAGAGGTAATGATTTAAATCACATCTAAATAATCCCTGAAAGTTTGCCAATGTTTAGGCTGTGTATTTCTTTGAGAGTGGTTGATCTAAATTAAGACAAAATGTTTATCCACTGAAGTAAAAAATACACAGACAATTTAActttgggtgtttgtttttttttttaatactaagTATTTCTAGAGATACAAATGGTAAGACCAAACTTTGAACTCTACACTTGACTTTCCCATGGGTAGGTCTTCACTTCTCCCCAAGATTTTCTTCGCAGTTATGTGATGATTACGAGAGGAAAGTTTGGGATGGGCAGCAGTGCTTATTCCTAGAAAAACTATacagcaaaatatttataattttactTTGCtgtttttatcctttatttatttactggGTTATTACTCACCATCTACCCTATTTCAGCCCCCCTcgagcctgcagcagagcccagatAGCCCACATTGCAACACCTTTATTTCTTGTCACTGGGGCGTGTCCATGAATTTCCAGAAAAAATTAAGTGGAGTAACAGCCCCATCTAGTGCTCACATAACTGTACCAGTAAACTGCATTGCTGACATCTCTTAACTCCCCAGCACCCATTTCCTGTGATGAGAAGTGTCAGCAGTTGTGTGGGGTGTAACGCTGCAATGCTTTTACCACTCATGACACAGCAAAATTTACTGATCTTAGTTATGCACTGCACCTGTTGGCAGATCAAGAGGCTGATGTCCAAGAGTAACCTATCCAAGAGCCATCAAGTGGAGCCATAAATATTCTCAATACTCTGCTTTAGAGCATTGAGAATATTTTAGAGTATTGTTTCCATTAGCAGTTTCTTACCAAGAAACACATGAGACTTATACAAAGCCTCCTGTGTAATTCGGATGGAAATTCTTCTGGTTCAAACTGTGCCCTTCTTTCCAGTGTAAAACAACTGAGAGTGCTGAAATGAGAACATTTCACACTCAGGCATCTCAACCTTATCAAAACATGTCCTAGAGCTCTGttcagaatttttatttcatttcctatTACTGCCCTCCAGTCCTTTATTATAGCCCAAATTACCTCAGAAAGGCTCAAGAAACCATATGAGCTGTTTTACCTTATagcatattttcaaaatttcagtCCACATTCTTGCAGCAATGTTTCCTGAAATTGAATCTGTAACacagattatatatatatataatatatattaaatatatacataattaTATCTAAATATATCTATTCACACATACTACTAAAATaatgatcttttttttcttaacaaaaaCTGTATCACATAGGCACTACTGGCATGAAAATGGCAGTGTATAATTTATTAATTCTAAGGACCTTTGTGGTCCTACTCAAGTCACCATTTACAAGTCAAAACTTACAGCCAAACACTGAAGAATAATGTATTTTGACACTAGAAAATATGAAGCTCTGAGTCTTTTCTATCACATTTTAAAGCCTTAAGATATTAATTACTCATCTCATCAGCTGGTGGTACTAAGTCATCAAGATCTATTTTCTGCTCAGTGCATGGTTGTCCTGCTCTAGGACTCAAAATTCAGTCATAGCACCTTGCTCCATTAttgcaaacagaacaaaacaataTTTAAGCTACCACTTATTTGACACGGCCTCCAAAATCTTCTCATCCCATTTATACCTGTGGAAGGATCCCACTGCCACTTGGCTCCAGCAGAATGATTTTCCCTGCAACTCTGAGGACTTCAGAGCATGGACTTTCTCTCTACAgaaccacagcagcactgaagggCTCACTGGTTCTCCAAAAAGCCAAACCAGCAGAAAGCAGAATGATGTCTAATGCCATGGCTTTGAACTCAGAATCTGCAAAGAGACTCTGTAAAAAATCCACAAGTAACAGAGTCAGACATCCACAGCTGATTTCATAGCAAACTATGCAGCACAGGCTTTATTTCCAGCGCTTCTTCCAACAGAAAGTGTTTCACTTCCAAGGCACTTGTTGCACCTGTGTCGTTCTCCCACGACAGCAGCactgtctgagacagaagcttGCAGTACACCTATCTCTGTCACCAGGCTGTGAATGCTATGTATTGCAATTATGTTCAAATGAAACCATGCACAAAGGAAGGCCTACAGAACtgtcttcttcctttctttatcCTCCTCAAAAGTTCACAAGCCACAGGGAATGTTTTTGCAGCACATTAGCTACTCTGCAAACTCAGaatcttaaaaaatcaaaccaacaCAACACAAATAAGCTCTCATCTGAAATTCTGCTTGAGGTAAATAACCCATAGCCTTATTTCCAGCACAAGCACCAGCTGCCAAGAGAGATGACCCTCATTATTGAGCACCAggtttatatttttcttctggcaAATTCAGCTAACAAGTGCATAAGAGGCCTAGTAAAGGAACAACTTATGTACAGCCCAAGACATCTAAGATGTAATTTCAGTGAGTTCTTTAAACTTTGCTAGAGTTAAGCTTACATTTTCATAACCAGGGAACTGAGAGGGATGAAGGAGGTTATGTCAGTGACTGGCATCTGTTTTATGCAAACATTCTTACtaaaggcaggacagaaataACAAATAGAACTCAATGCTAGGACATTACTTGCATCTCTCCCTCACTTTCTCCATTcactaaacaaagaaaaaagccagTTAGGTACTTTTGTTAACCTGATTCAATCTGACCTACATTTTTGCAGAGATTAAGAAAATTCTCTTTAGCCTGTCAAATCTCTCAAGGATAAACACCTATTGAGGGCAGTTAAAATAGTTTTTATGACAAGTTCTGCattaatatttcagtatttatgAATATCTTGCATCTCCTTATTATGGTGAAATTATCAACCTCTCCCCAGTATGTCTGCACATTTAGTTTGGAGCAAAATTTAAGCCTTAAAAAATTTATCCTgcttaagaattttttttaaggcaCCATTACTTATATTTTCCTCACCTTATTGCATTTTTTGTCAAAACAGACATATTTCTTCATCTTCCAAGTGAAGATTTCTTCCTCAACCAAGCCTATGGCTTTCACTTCACAACCATTAAAAGGCTCCTAATCCCTTGCCATTCAGGCAGCTGTAAGCTTTGCAGCTCAGGCACCACTCAGCCTCTTCCCACCCTCCTTGTCCCCAAGGCAAAGGCAATAGGGTGCCAGGGTCCTTCCTCACCTTCCCAGAAGCTGGAGGCAAAGAGCTTTTGAGTGCAATTTTTTATGCCCTGCACTCTCTGCTCAATTCCTGAATAATAACAGGATTATTTGTTTGAGAAACAAATATGCTTATCTAGGATTTGGGTAACAGCAACTGCAAGACAGTGAGAAATGCTGGACTAGACAATGAAGGACACAAGATATGCACCCAGATTCAACAGCTGGAAGCAGACTGATAACACCTGGAATACAGTAAAATTTTAAGGAGTAACATTAAAACACCCCTGATATTATAAAATAGCTGAGTACTTTGCCCATTAACATAAGATGGCACAGGTACAGAGATTTCACTGGTTTGAAATGGAGTGGAGAAGCCAGTCAAACATTATTCAAAACAGAAGCTTAGATGAAGTGGTAGTTACTACACAAGTGTCCTTGAGCAGAGTCTCAAAACTTGGATTCTACTGTTTACACAACACAAAAGCCTAGCAAAacagatgagggaaaaaaaaaaaaaaaaaattccaggaaCTCACTCCACATCCCCTAAACTCCTGCCACAAGACAGTAACAGGAAAACCCAACAATTAAACCATTAGAGTGAAAGGAACAGAAGGGAACACTGTAAACTATAGCTGTTTAGTCCAAAACTTCTGCAAAGAAATCACAAAAGTTTATCCACATAACCATGCTCAGGTATCATTCAGCAAGACACACCAAAGAGGCAGCTCTCTTTCACATATAAGCACTGAAGGAACaagattaaaataatgaagtattttaaaagcaaacataaaaaaaatactctaaaccagattttttttggtAGTTGAAATCACTTTTATTTGTGAGGAACGTCACCCATGCTGCACAGTTTCAAATAGATCTTAACAAGGAAAGCGGAAGTTTGTCCTCCCCATGTCCTGCAGTGAACAGGactggcacagaaaaaaaactcacACTTGGGAGGTTTAGCACCAGCATCCAAtacaaaaagcattttatttcaattttagttctttggttgtttgttttttcccttttcagtttgataccaaaagaaaaattgaaaaaaatcaatactagcaaaacagtgaaattctagggaaaaaaacccccaaaatcaaATAGCTCAACAGTTGCTGTTAAAACTAGGGAGGTGGTTCTTTCTGAATCGcgctctctttctctcttcatgCATCTGTCTTGTAGGCGTTCCCTGGATCTCAGCTGCTGgtaaattttcttttacattttggTATTTCAAATCTTTGCTTTCATCATCACTGTTGACAATTTATTGCTTGTGTGTTTTTTTGGTGTTACTTTTGAGTGATACTTTAGGACACCTGTTGAAGAGCCACAtgttaaaaaaatgcagtttaagTTTCACTGTCTCAATAAATAGACAAGACGTCAAATGAAAAGAATTATAACAGGCAGGATAAGCACAACTGGCTTATCCTGTCCACAATCAAGATcttcctaaaataaaataactcaTCAGCAGATATTGTTACTATACAGACCAGAGAGcttcctggaaaaaaagaaatcaattatAAAGTAAAACTTACTTTGTGACAAATCCAGAGGCAGagggaagaaagaagagaaaagcagtATCTTGGTTTGCCTCTACAGCACTCTCAGAACTTATCACAAATATCAAGCCCTACAGAAGGGGATGTGGCCAGAATCCTAGAAGCATACACACTCTGCTTTCACTAGGAAACAGAACTGTCCATATTCCTTACCTGAGTGATGGTAAAGGTGCCTGGGGAGCCGGACATTACTCAGCGCCACTCTGCTCTGTCACTGGAGCAGGATTTTCAGCAGGTGTTTCAGTTGTCTTTGCCTGAGACACAACAAACTCTTATTATAGGCAAAGGCTGACCTCCACACCCTTCCTCTCTTCAGCAGTACAGCCAGCATAATGCAAGTTTTAAAACAATCAAGAAAAATGCATctccagaaaatatttaattttagtgTATTTCTTGTAATTGAGTATTACACAGCAGATTCTGTCAAGGGAGCACCTGAAGTAGACACTGAATGAGAAAAATCTTTCCTCATTAAAGTAGAATCTGTGTTTGCAAACAGTTTCCTGAAATTATCTGGTTCAAACAGTTCAGGAAATGGATCTAGAGCTTTCAAATCCACCTCTCATGCTACATACAGAGTTAAGGTTTATGGAAGCAGGAAAACACAACTGTTTGCCCTTCAAAAATAATTGTTACAGTCTGACCCCAATTAAGAACTATCCAGAAGCACTCCCTATCCTACTGCCTTTTAAGTTCCTTTTGAGATCAGGTGCTTATTCTCAAAGAGCATCAGAAGAAGCAGGCAAGGAAATCAGCATGTCAGATTTGGTCATCAGAATTATCCAGCACATGaatacatttattaaaaattcacacAAGGCAGAAGGTCTTGGGCATTCACCCCATTAAAACCTCTGCTACATACAATCATTAAATCGTTTTGGTTGGAAGGGGACCCTGAAGATCACCTCATTCCAACCCTCTGCTATGGACAGGGATGTGAcggtggtcacaagggttttgaggtgaagagagaggtgagaatgttgacttcatgttcagaaggcttgatttattattttatgaatatatatactacattataactatactgaAAAGAATAggaggaaaagttctcagaaggctagctaagctaagaatagaaaagaatgaataacaaagatttGTGTCCTGGCAGAGAGCAAgatccagctctgccatgagtggtcagtaaatccaaacatccacaggagaccaatcacagatccacccgttgcattccacagcagcagataaccattgtttacactttgttgctgaaacttctcagcttcagcaggaaaaatcctaacgaaaggattttaatgaaaagatgtttgtgacacagggacaccttccactatcccaggctgctcagagttccatccaacctggccttgaactcttccagggattgggcagccacagcttaCCTGGGCAATCTGTGTCAGTGCCCCACCATCCTCAtaagggaaattttttttttcctcatatccaATCTAGACCTACTTCCTTTCAGTTTTAACTCATTCCCCCTTGTGCTGACTtgtcccccttgtcctgtcactccaggcccttgcaACTGTCTTGCCTCATCTTTCCCTTCAGGCCCCGCAAGGCCACAATGAGGTTCCCCCAAAGGCTGAGGCAGCCCAACTCCCCCAGGGCTCCCTGGCAGGGAGGTGCTcgtgccctgagcagctgcctgtcCGTACCTCCTTGCCCTCCTGTGGCGGGGCGCTGGCTGGGCGCGGCCGGCGCCGGTAGTTGTAGGGGCGCCGGTAGCCGCGGCGCAGCGGCTGCTGGCTCATGGCACTGGCCTCGTGATGGTTCTCCTTGTTTTCAGCCTCTCCAGTCGCCGGGGCAGGGCGTGGGCGAGGGGGCCCTCTGAGAGGGGCAGAAAGAGGTGGTAAGAACAAAATCAAGAAAGGTTCAACTACAGTAGTTTTAGCCCAGCAAAACCTCCCAAAACCAAGGATCATCCTCAACGGTTTTGAGTTCTAGCAAACCATCCCTTCAGGGTTTGGCTGACATATGGGTGGAAAGGAAAGACAAGGAAAGTGGGTGTCTCTTCACTGCTGAAGCTACATCACCATATTCTGCTGTCTATCCTGCAATGAAGATGCAGCTAGCCCCTTTGAATTGCTAGCTAGCAGAAGAAACAAGCCAGTAGTGGCCACACAGGCTGATTGCGCTGAGTTAGCTTTGGCATGGCTAAATACCAGCCTAGTCCTATTCCTAATTAATGGTGGAGTCCTTGCAATCCTCCTCACTTCTGCCTGAAAACCACTCCTGGATCTTGGCTCTTTGCCTCATGTTGCCCCTCTTTACCAATTAGGAAAAGCACCTATCACAGGTGAGCTGGACCTGATTAGCTATCAAGTCCATGTTCTTGATGTACACAAGAGCATTTCGCCTGATTTCTAGTATATACAATGTTTATAAACTGTCAAAATCCAGCCAAAATCTAGTTCCCATTAGCTAACCCACAGCCACCAAGTCCCAAAAGCCAATTTAGCTTTTCCAAAGGAACACAACAAAAAGTGCCAGTGTCACTGGATCGAGTGCCTGTAAACAAAAGCAATATCTGTGAACTCAAACAGAAGCATTGCGCACTGATAGGCTGTATCATTCCTCTCATAGGAAAATTGCATCAGAAAATAACAAGTTTCCATTAGTCATGGACAAGTTACTCAGTCTGTGATTCAACCCCATGACGTGCAAAAGCCTCACTGGACTTGCTATGGCACTCTCTGACTGCCCAAAACTAATGAAGACTTGCAGGATTATATTTAT encodes:
- the SYCE3 gene encoding synaptonemal complex central element protein 3; its protein translation is MAESESQEGDDYNRGKMVENIKTDMEELLEGMEKLTVRAAWMAYSYTAIQSNADLSNAMQHSEDAFLMCKEQMEKKWQEVLLESRGEGEKKE